From Sphingomonas nostoxanthinifaciens, a single genomic window includes:
- a CDS encoding long-chain-fatty-acid--CoA ligase has protein sequence MGAAAMIGATQADDALAPPPIAPRRLTDLLDRAVAQHGTRVAIDFMGRRWTYGELGAEVSRATRGLQDIGVTPGTRVGLCLPSCPFFVIFYFAILRAGGVVVNFNPLYVERELRHQITDSGTHVMIVPDLKLIHEKVVALAAETGLDHIVVCPMTGMLPPMKALGFRLFKRKDQARVPEDAVHVLWADLVAGDAAPDPVVIRPDDLAVLQYTGGTTGVPKGAMLTHANLAANSAQMVVHVGHPPETQERTLGVLPLFHVFALTCVLNYSVDTAAEMILLPRFDMKSFLATAKRTRPTQFFGVPTLYNALSRMPRPKLAALGSVRVCISGGAPLPLEIRHAFETATGVRVVEGYGLSEAAPIIACNPLDGVVKDNSCGPAFPATVLEIRDLTDPTRLLPQGERGEVCVRGPQVMTGYWNRPEDTRAVFIDGALRTGDVGYFDADGYLFLVDRIKDLILCGGYNVYPRIIEDALYEHPAVAEAVVIGVPDGYRGQAPKAFVALKPGEQVTTETLCTFLKDRLNKIEMPREIELRDSLPKTLIGKLSKKELVAEEAARAAALQ, from the coding sequence ATGGGCGCGGCGGCCATGATCGGCGCGACGCAGGCGGATGACGCGCTGGCGCCGCCGCCGATCGCGCCGCGCCGCCTGACCGACCTGCTCGATCGGGCGGTCGCGCAGCACGGCACGCGCGTGGCGATCGACTTCATGGGCCGCCGCTGGACCTATGGGGAACTGGGCGCCGAAGTGTCGCGCGCGACGCGCGGGCTGCAGGATATCGGCGTCACCCCCGGCACGCGCGTCGGCCTGTGCCTGCCGAGCTGCCCCTTTTTCGTGATCTTCTACTTCGCGATCCTGCGCGCCGGCGGCGTGGTGGTGAACTTCAACCCGCTCTACGTCGAGCGCGAGTTGCGCCACCAGATCACCGACAGCGGCACGCACGTGATGATCGTGCCCGATCTCAAGCTGATCCACGAAAAGGTCGTGGCGCTCGCGGCGGAGACGGGGCTCGACCATATCGTCGTCTGCCCGATGACCGGAATGCTGCCGCCGATGAAGGCGCTCGGCTTCCGCCTGTTCAAGCGCAAGGATCAAGCGCGCGTGCCCGAGGATGCGGTGCACGTGCTCTGGGCCGATCTGGTCGCGGGCGATGCCGCGCCCGATCCGGTCGTGATCCGCCCCGACGACTTGGCGGTGCTGCAATATACCGGCGGCACCACTGGCGTGCCCAAGGGGGCGATGCTCACCCACGCCAACCTCGCCGCCAACAGCGCGCAGATGGTGGTACATGTCGGCCATCCGCCCGAGACGCAGGAGCGCACTTTGGGCGTGCTGCCGCTGTTCCACGTGTTCGCGCTCACCTGCGTGCTCAATTATTCGGTCGATACGGCAGCCGAGATGATCCTGCTGCCGCGCTTCGACATGAAGAGCTTCCTCGCTACCGCGAAACGGACCCGGCCGACCCAGTTCTTCGGCGTGCCGACGCTTTACAATGCGCTGTCGCGGATGCCGCGCCCGAAGCTCGCCGCGCTCGGCAGCGTGCGCGTGTGTATTTCGGGCGGCGCGCCCTTGCCGCTTGAGATCCGCCACGCTTTCGAGACCGCGACCGGCGTGCGCGTGGTCGAGGGCTATGGCCTGTCCGAGGCGGCGCCGATCATCGCCTGCAACCCGCTGGACGGGGTGGTGAAGGACAATAGCTGCGGCCCCGCTTTCCCGGCGACGGTGCTGGAGATTCGTGACCTGACCGATCCGACGCGGCTGTTGCCGCAGGGTGAGCGCGGCGAGGTGTGCGTGCGCGGCCCGCAGGTGATGACGGGCTATTGGAACCGGCCCGAGGATACGCGCGCGGTGTTCATCGACGGCGCGCTGCGCACCGGCGACGTCGGTTACTTCGATGCGGACGGCTATCTGTTCCTGGTCGATCGCATCAAGGATCTGATCCTGTGCGGCGGCTACAACGTCTATCCGCGCATCATCGAGGATGCGCTCTACGAACATCCGGCGGTGGCCGAAGCGGTGGTGATCGGCGTGCCGGATGGCTATCGCGGGCAGGCGCCCAAGGCGTTCGTGGCGCTGAAGCCGGGGGAACAGGTGACGACCGAGACATTGTGCACGTTCCTGAAGGATCGCCTGAACAAGATCGAGATGCCGCGCGAGATCGAGCTTCGCGACAGCCTGCCCAAGACGTTGATCGGCAAGCTTTCCAAGAAGGAGCTGGTGGCGGAAGAGGCGGCGCGCGCAGCCGCGCTGCAATGA
- a CDS encoding thiolase family protein: MRDVVIAGYARSPFHLAGKGALARIRPDDLAAQVIRGLIERTGIDPADIEDIILGCAFPEGEQGLNVARLIGLLADLPLSVGGMTVNRFCGSSMSAIHIAMGQIQIGAGEAFVCAGVESMSRVPMMGFNPLPNPTLAGKNAGAYMGMGETAENVATRYQITRGEQEAFAVSSQRKAAAAQQGGRLADEIVPIETKAGTVSEDGTLRPDTSAEGLAGLKPAFDQNGSVTAGTSSPLTDGASAVLVTSEDYARAHGLPILARIKAVGIAGCAPEVMGIGPVGASLKALARAGVDAGALDVIELNEAFASQALACMRDLGLDQAKVNVDGGAIALGHPLGATGARIVGKAAAILKRDGGRYALATQCIGGGQGIATVLEAAE, from the coding sequence ATGCGCGACGTCGTGATCGCGGGCTATGCCCGTTCCCCATTCCATCTCGCGGGCAAGGGCGCGCTGGCTCGGATCCGGCCCGACGACCTCGCCGCGCAGGTGATCCGGGGCCTGATCGAGCGCACCGGGATCGATCCGGCCGACATCGAGGACATCATCCTCGGCTGCGCCTTTCCGGAGGGCGAGCAGGGCCTCAACGTGGCGCGCCTGATCGGCCTGCTCGCCGATCTGCCGCTCTCGGTGGGCGGCATGACGGTCAACCGCTTCTGCGGCTCGTCGATGAGCGCGATCCACATCGCGATGGGCCAGATCCAGATCGGCGCGGGCGAGGCGTTCGTCTGTGCCGGGGTCGAATCGATGAGCCGGGTGCCGATGATGGGCTTCAACCCGCTGCCCAACCCGACGCTCGCGGGCAAGAATGCCGGCGCTTACATGGGGATGGGCGAAACCGCCGAGAATGTCGCGACCCGCTACCAGATCACGCGCGGCGAGCAGGAGGCATTCGCTGTTTCGAGCCAGCGGAAAGCGGCCGCCGCGCAGCAGGGCGGCCGGCTCGCCGACGAGATCGTGCCGATCGAGACCAAGGCGGGCACGGTCAGCGAGGACGGCACGTTGCGCCCCGATACCAGTGCCGAGGGGCTCGCCGGGCTCAAGCCGGCATTCGACCAGAATGGTTCGGTCACCGCCGGCACGTCCTCGCCGCTCACCGACGGCGCGTCGGCGGTGCTGGTGACGAGCGAGGATTATGCCCGCGCGCACGGCCTGCCGATCCTCGCGCGGATCAAGGCCGTCGGCATTGCCGGCTGCGCGCCCGAGGTGATGGGCATCGGGCCGGTCGGCGCATCGCTCAAGGCGCTGGCGCGCGCCGGGGTCGACGCCGGCGCGCTCGACGTGATCGAACTGAACGAGGCGTTCGCGAGCCAGGCGCTCGCTTGCATGCGCGACCTCGGGCTCGATCAGGCGAAGGTCAATGTCGATGGCGGCGCGATCGCGCTCGGCCATCCGCTCGGCGCGACCGGCGCGCGGATCGTCGGCAAGGCTGCGGCGATCCTGAAGCGCGACGGCGGCCGCTACGCGCTCGCCACCCAGTGCATCGGCGGCGGCCAGGGCATCGCCACCGTGCTGGAGGCGGCCGAATGA
- a CDS encoding DUF2147 domain-containing protein gives MFLLMAAAAAVAPESAIGRWMTETRHGVVEIARCGSSVCGRLVDSDGIRANPGLLDVNNRDPKLRSRPIKGVEILTGFTLRDGQWTGGSVYNGEDGATYQATLIPLDPDHLKVRGCIIWPLCKTQTWTRSP, from the coding sequence ATGTTTCTGCTGATGGCGGCCGCTGCGGCCGTCGCGCCCGAGAGTGCGATCGGTCGCTGGATGACCGAGACGCGGCACGGCGTGGTCGAGATCGCACGCTGCGGATCGTCGGTGTGCGGCCGCCTGGTCGACTCGGACGGCATCCGCGCCAATCCTGGCCTGCTCGACGTCAACAATCGTGATCCGAAGCTGCGCAGCCGGCCGATCAAGGGCGTGGAGATCCTGACGGGCTTCACCCTGCGCGACGGCCAGTGGACCGGCGGCTCGGTCTACAATGGCGAGGATGGCGCCACCTATCAGGCGACTTTGATCCCGCTCGACCCCGATCATCTCAAGGTGCGCGGCTGCATCATCTGGCCGCTGTGCAAGACGCAGACGTGGACGCGCAGCCCCTGA
- a CDS encoding MerR family transcriptional regulator: protein MTADGDTELRGIQDVARELGVTQRTLRFYEDRGLIDPQRIGTMRVYTRREVARMHLILRGKRLGFSIREIKEFLDLYGVDPQHIEQVRHLHGRVAEHLADLHTQKTALEQTIVEMEEIEREAVAWLARQETERT from the coding sequence ATGACGGCGGACGGCGATACGGAGCTGCGCGGCATCCAGGATGTCGCGCGCGAGCTGGGCGTCACCCAGCGGACGTTGCGTTTCTACGAGGATCGCGGCCTGATCGACCCGCAACGCATCGGCACGATGCGCGTCTACACCCGGCGTGAGGTCGCGCGCATGCACCTGATCCTGCGCGGCAAACGGCTGGGTTTCTCGATCCGCGAGATCAAGGAGTTCCTCGACCTCTACGGCGTCGATCCGCAGCATATCGAGCAGGTGCGCCACCTGCACGGGCGCGTGGCCGAGCATCTCGCCGATCTCCACACGCAGAAGACCGCGCTCGAGCAGACCATCGTCGAGATGGAGGAGATCGAGCGGGAGGCGGTCGCCTGGCTCGCGCGGCAGGAGACCGAGCGGACGTAG
- a CDS encoding OmpP1/FadL family transporter: protein MKELTVRAFLLAGVPLAVVGAAGPVHAAAFYLQEQSVRGAGRAFSGEGADQGAASLWWNPASIGGMSGGDAVIGASAVLPRGQVDNKGTVIVRPGQAPAAVGGNGSAHNPINNGVVPSGAVAYALSPKFAVGLAITAPYNFTTNYDSDSWARYSADKTNLRTIDVQPSIAWMPAPGISLGAGLNVEYAKASLSNFLPNLSPLLADGHQTLRGHGVDVGWTVGGQFRRGPLSIGLSYKSAIEHQLNGTVTTAGLLGPLAGSNGRVVTQARFTTPWQAIGSVRLRATDRLTLNGQVVRFGWNKFDDIRLGYPLNAAIPENYGNTWSYAGGVDFAMTPAWTVRAGVQRDQSPTRDGQRDARVPDSSRWNFATGTSYTIGHGITLDAAVSYIDFKNAAINRTTAAYAGTVVQTPILVNGELDKAHAVVAALGARLAF from the coding sequence ATGAAAGAGCTGACCGTCCGTGCGTTCCTGCTTGCCGGTGTCCCGCTCGCCGTCGTCGGCGCGGCCGGGCCCGTTCATGCCGCCGCTTTCTATCTGCAGGAACAGTCGGTGCGCGGCGCCGGCCGGGCCTTTTCCGGCGAGGGCGCCGATCAGGGCGCGGCATCCTTGTGGTGGAACCCGGCCTCGATCGGCGGGATGAGCGGCGGCGATGCCGTGATCGGCGCGAGCGCGGTGCTGCCGCGCGGACAGGTCGACAATAAGGGCACGGTGATCGTGCGCCCCGGCCAGGCGCCGGCTGCGGTGGGCGGCAATGGCAGCGCGCACAATCCGATCAACAACGGCGTCGTGCCGTCGGGCGCGGTCGCCTATGCCTTGTCGCCCAAGTTCGCGGTCGGACTCGCGATCACCGCGCCCTATAACTTCACCACCAACTACGACAGCGACAGCTGGGCGCGCTACTCCGCCGACAAGACCAACCTGCGTACGATCGATGTCCAGCCGTCGATCGCGTGGATGCCGGCGCCGGGCATCAGCCTTGGCGCGGGGCTCAACGTCGAATATGCCAAGGCGAGCCTCTCCAATTTCCTGCCCAATCTGTCGCCGCTGCTGGCGGACGGGCATCAGACGCTGCGGGGCCACGGCGTCGACGTCGGCTGGACGGTCGGCGGCCAGTTCCGCCGCGGCCCGCTGTCGATCGGCCTGTCCTACAAGTCGGCGATCGAGCATCAGCTCAACGGCACCGTCACCACCGCCGGCCTGCTCGGGCCGCTCGCCGGTTCGAACGGGCGCGTCGTGACGCAGGCGCGGTTCACGACGCCGTGGCAGGCGATCGGCAGCGTGCGGCTGCGCGCGACCGACCGGCTGACGCTGAATGGCCAGGTCGTCCGCTTCGGCTGGAACAAGTTCGACGACATCCGCCTCGGCTATCCGCTGAATGCCGCCATTCCCGAGAATTACGGCAACACCTGGAGCTATGCCGGCGGCGTCGATTTCGCGATGACTCCGGCGTGGACGGTTCGCGCCGGCGTGCAGCGCGACCAATCGCCGACCCGCGACGGCCAGCGCGACGCGCGCGTGCCCGACAGCAGTCGCTGGAACTTCGCCACCGGCACCAGCTACACGATCGGCCACGGCATCACGCTCGATGCAGCGGTGAGCTACATCGATTTCAAGAATGCGGCGATCAATCGCACCACCGCGGCCTATGCGGGGACGGTCGTGCAGACGCCGATCCTGGTGAATGGCGAACTCGACAAGGCGCATGCGGTCGTGGCCGCGCTTGGCGCCCGGCTGGCCTTCTGA
- a CDS encoding NAD(P)H-dependent flavin oxidoreductase: MPLPQQLAGRLAIPAIVAPMFLVSGPDLVVECCRAGLLGTFPALNQRTTYGFAAWLDAIEARLTQTPGTAPYGVNLIVHRSNPRVEADLARIVQHRVPLVITSLGAVPDVVAAVHSYGGLVFHDVTNLRHAEKAIAAGVDGIVAVAAGAGGHAGTLSPFALVAELRAMFDGTIVLSGAMSEGRHIAAAEVMGADLAYLGTHFITAAESMASPEQKAMMLASHAADIVYTDTVSGIPANFLGPSLAAHQGHAGALDLDAEAKAWRDVWSAGHGVGGARAVRAAAEIAAELIAGYRVARTACAIATTSTAKPIHIADRITHDAT; encoded by the coding sequence ATGCCCCTCCCCCAGCAACTCGCCGGCCGCCTCGCGATTCCCGCGATCGTCGCGCCGATGTTCCTCGTCTCGGGGCCGGACCTCGTCGTCGAATGCTGCCGGGCGGGGCTGCTCGGCACCTTCCCCGCGCTCAACCAGCGCACCACCTACGGCTTCGCGGCGTGGCTCGACGCGATCGAGGCGCGGCTCACCCAAACGCCCGGCACCGCTCCCTACGGCGTCAACCTGATCGTCCACCGCAGCAATCCGCGCGTCGAGGCGGATCTCGCCCGCATCGTGCAGCACCGCGTGCCGCTGGTCATCACCTCGCTCGGCGCGGTGCCCGACGTGGTGGCGGCGGTGCACTCCTATGGCGGCCTCGTCTTCCACGACGTCACCAACCTGCGCCATGCCGAGAAAGCGATCGCCGCAGGGGTCGACGGCATCGTCGCAGTCGCGGCCGGTGCGGGCGGCCATGCCGGCACGCTGAGTCCGTTTGCGTTGGTCGCCGAGCTGCGCGCGATGTTCGACGGCACGATCGTGTTGTCGGGCGCGATGAGCGAGGGTCGCCACATCGCCGCCGCCGAAGTGATGGGCGCCGACCTCGCTTATCTCGGCACGCATTTCATCACCGCCGCCGAAAGCATGGCGTCGCCCGAGCAGAAGGCGATGATGCTCGCGTCGCATGCCGCCGACATCGTCTATACCGACACGGTCAGCGGCATTCCGGCCAACTTCCTCGGCCCCAGCCTCGCCGCGCATCAAGGCCATGCCGGCGCGCTCGATCTGGATGCCGAAGCGAAGGCGTGGCGTGACGTCTGGTCGGCCGGGCACGGCGTCGGCGGCGCGCGCGCGGTGCGCGCGGCGGCGGAGATCGCGGCCGAGCTGATCGCGGGCTACAGGGTCGCGCGCACCGCCTGCGCCATCGCCACGACATCGACCGCGAAGCCGATCCACATCGCCGACAGGATCACGCACGACGCGACATAG
- a CDS encoding 3-hydroxyacyl-CoA dehydrogenase/enoyl-CoA hydratase family protein, with amino-acid sequence MSDAPAIKKVCVIGAGTMGAGIAAHVANAGVPVLLLDIVRDPARRSGVAEDAVAKLLKTDPAPFMTPKAAKLVETGNIEDDLARVADCDWVVEAVIERLDIKQDLYAKLEAHRRPGTAVSSNTSTIPLAKLIAGRSDAFARDFLITHFFNPPRYMRLLEIVTGPQTDPALAARVEAFADHMLGKTIVHAKDTPGFIANRIGTYWIQCGLNAAFELGLTVEEADAVAGKPMGVPKTGIFGLVDLVGIDLMPHLQKSLTDTLPADDAYHAIAKSHPLIERMIAEGLTGRKGKGGFYRINRAMEKRREAIDLATGDYRAMEKPAGLSGAAAKGDLAALLATKGKLGAYAWAVLGSTLAYAASLVPQAADDVVAIDDAMKLGYNWKYGPFELIDRIGASALAGRLAGEGAPVPAMLTLAGERNFYRVEGGKRQYLALDGAYHDVVRPAGVVTLADIKLASQPLLKNGSAALWDVGDGVAALEFTGKMNALDGEVMKLIGQAIPLVQKSFKALVVYNEGSHFSAGANLGLAMFALNIAAYGEVEKLVAGGQKAYKALKYAPFPVVGAPAGMALGGGCEILLHCDAVQAHAELYMGLVECGVGLIPGWGGCGEMLTRWRDAPAMPHGPMPAVAKVFETVSTATVSKSAAQAKELMFLKPGDGITMNRDRLLADAKARALALAEDYQAPKPPEFRLPGKSGRVGLGMAAEGFRKRGLATDYDMVVSDALAGVLTGGPADLVDTVSEADMLKLEREAFMLRVRDPRTLARIEQMLETGKPLRN; translated from the coding sequence ATGAGCGACGCCCCCGCAATCAAGAAGGTCTGCGTGATCGGCGCGGGCACCATGGGTGCGGGCATCGCCGCGCACGTCGCCAATGCCGGCGTGCCGGTGCTGTTGCTCGACATCGTGCGCGATCCCGCGCGGCGCAGCGGCGTGGCCGAAGATGCGGTCGCGAAACTGCTCAAGACCGATCCGGCGCCGTTCATGACGCCCAAGGCCGCCAAGCTGGTCGAGACCGGCAATATCGAGGACGATCTGGCGCGCGTCGCCGACTGCGACTGGGTCGTCGAGGCGGTGATCGAACGGCTCGACATCAAGCAGGATCTCTACGCCAAGCTCGAGGCGCATCGCCGCCCCGGCACGGCGGTCTCGTCGAACACCTCGACCATCCCGCTGGCGAAGCTGATCGCGGGGCGATCCGACGCGTTCGCGCGCGATTTCCTCATCACCCACTTCTTCAATCCGCCGCGCTACATGCGGCTGCTGGAGATCGTCACCGGGCCGCAGACCGATCCCGCGCTGGCGGCGCGAGTGGAGGCGTTCGCCGACCACATGCTCGGCAAGACGATCGTGCATGCCAAAGATACGCCCGGCTTCATCGCCAATCGCATCGGCACCTACTGGATCCAGTGTGGGCTCAACGCGGCGTTCGAGCTCGGCCTGACGGTCGAGGAAGCGGATGCGGTCGCGGGCAAGCCGATGGGAGTGCCGAAGACCGGCATCTTCGGGCTGGTCGATCTGGTCGGCATCGATCTGATGCCGCATCTGCAGAAGAGCCTGACCGACACGCTGCCGGCCGACGATGCCTATCATGCGATCGCGAAGAGCCACCCGCTGATCGAGCGGATGATCGCCGAGGGGCTGACCGGCCGCAAGGGCAAGGGCGGCTTCTACCGGATCAACCGCGCGATGGAGAAACGCCGCGAGGCGATCGACCTCGCCACCGGCGATTATCGCGCGATGGAAAAGCCCGCGGGGCTCAGCGGCGCCGCCGCCAAGGGCGATCTCGCCGCCTTGCTGGCGACGAAGGGCAAGCTGGGTGCCTATGCCTGGGCGGTGCTCGGGTCGACTTTGGCCTATGCCGCGAGCCTCGTGCCGCAGGCCGCCGACGACGTGGTCGCGATCGATGACGCGATGAAGCTCGGCTACAATTGGAAATATGGTCCGTTCGAGCTGATCGACCGGATCGGCGCGAGCGCGCTCGCCGGCCGGCTGGCGGGGGAAGGTGCGCCGGTGCCGGCGATGCTGACGCTGGCTGGCGAGCGAAACTTCTACCGCGTCGAGGGCGGAAAGCGCCAATATCTCGCGCTGGACGGCGCCTATCACGATGTCGTCCGACCGGCGGGCGTGGTGACGCTGGCCGACATCAAGCTCGCGTCGCAGCCCTTGCTGAAGAACGGATCGGCCGCCTTGTGGGACGTCGGCGACGGCGTCGCGGCGCTCGAATTCACCGGCAAGATGAACGCACTCGACGGCGAGGTGATGAAGCTGATCGGGCAGGCGATCCCGCTCGTCCAGAAAAGCTTCAAGGCGCTGGTCGTCTATAACGAAGGCAGCCATTTCTCGGCGGGCGCGAACCTCGGCCTCGCCATGTTCGCGCTCAACATCGCCGCTTATGGCGAGGTGGAGAAGCTCGTCGCCGGTGGGCAGAAGGCCTATAAGGCACTGAAATATGCGCCCTTCCCCGTCGTCGGCGCGCCCGCCGGCATGGCGCTGGGCGGCGGCTGCGAGATATTGCTCCATTGCGACGCGGTGCAGGCGCATGCCGAGCTTTACATGGGGCTGGTCGAGTGCGGCGTCGGGCTGATCCCCGGCTGGGGCGGCTGCGGCGAGATGCTGACGCGCTGGCGCGACGCGCCCGCCATGCCGCACGGCCCGATGCCGGCGGTCGCGAAGGTGTTCGAGACGGTCTCGACCGCCACCGTCTCCAAGTCGGCGGCGCAGGCGAAGGAATTGATGTTCCTGAAGCCCGGCGACGGCATCACCATGAACCGCGACCGCCTGCTCGCCGACGCCAAGGCCAGAGCGCTCGCGCTGGCCGAGGATTATCAGGCCCCCAAGCCGCCCGAATTCAGGCTGCCCGGCAAGAGCGGGCGGGTCGGCCTCGGCATGGCGGCCGAAGGCTTCCGCAAGCGCGGGCTCGCCACCGATTACGACATGGTGGTGTCGGATGCGCTGGCGGGCGTGCTGACCGGCGGCCCGGCCGATCTGGTCGACACGGTCAGCGAGGCGGACATGCTGAAGCTGGAGCGCGAGGCGTTCATGCTGCGCGTCCGCGACCCCCGCACGCTCGCCCGGATCGAGCAGATGCTCGAGACCGGCAAGCCGCTTCGAAATTAG
- a CDS encoding PadR family transcriptional regulator: MNKTHHGRHHGMRDAMRRGGGWGFARDFGPEGEGFGQRGGRRRMFDGEELRLVLLALLEEQPRHGYDLIREIEKRTGGAYAPSPGVVYPTLTMLDELGHIDELKEDGARKRFAISDAGRALLAEKRAQVDALLARLSQLGERSARTERVPVKRAMVNLHMALRGVLGQEGAPDRAHEIAAILDEATRQIERLG, encoded by the coding sequence ATGAATAAAACCCATCACGGCCGCCATCACGGCATGCGCGACGCGATGCGGCGCGGCGGCGGCTGGGGCTTTGCCCGCGACTTCGGGCCCGAGGGCGAGGGCTTCGGCCAGCGCGGCGGCCGGCGGCGCATGTTCGACGGCGAGGAGCTTCGCCTCGTCCTGCTCGCTCTGCTCGAGGAGCAGCCGCGCCACGGCTACGACCTGATTCGCGAGATCGAGAAGCGCACCGGCGGCGCTTATGCGCCCAGCCCCGGCGTGGTCTATCCGACGCTGACGATGCTCGACGAGCTCGGCCACATCGACGAGCTGAAGGAAGATGGCGCGCGCAAGCGCTTCGCCATCAGCGACGCGGGCCGCGCGCTGCTCGCCGAGAAGCGCGCGCAGGTCGATGCATTGCTCGCGCGATTGTCGCAGCTCGGCGAACGGAGCGCGCGTACCGAGCGCGTCCCGGTCAAGCGGGCGATGGTCAACCTGCACATGGCGCTGCGCGGCGTGCTCGGGCAGGAAGGCGCCCCGGACCGTGCGCACGAGATTGCGGCGATCCTCGACGAGGCGACCCGCCAGATCGAACGGCTGGGATAA
- a CDS encoding acyl-CoA dehydrogenase C-terminal domain-containing protein → MQVYEAPLRDMRFVLNELHQEDGFGGLDALAEFTPDLTAAILEEAGRVARDILLPLNRSGDEEGCRLENGVVRTPAGFKDAYARFRDGGWCALASDPQWGGQGLPETVNKMTEEMICAANVSFSLYPGLTHGATTAIEGYASDELKALYLPRLVSGEWSGTMCLTEAHCGTDLGLLRTRAVPQGDGSCKLTGSKIFISAGEHDLTDNIIHLVLARLPDAPAGVKGISLFLVPKYLPKADGTVGPSNGVACAAIEHKMGLKASATCQLNFDESVGWLVGKPHKGMEAMFTMMNTERVSVGVQGLGIGEAAYQSAVYYAKDRLQGRSLAGARHPDKAADPIIVHPDVRRMLMTMRAYNEGCRALCGWVSRALDAEKHSTDPEVKQRAGDFVALMTPVVKALFTDMGFEAANLSVQVYGGHGYIRESGVEQYARDARIAMIYEGTNGIQALDLVGRKLGAHMGRYLRSFFHPVSNFIEAHAEDEALAPMIQALAQAFGALQLSTGTIAQKGLKDPEEAGAAATDYLRLLGLVALGYCFAQASKVARGKLAEGTDEADFYTAKIATAQFFFDRILPQATACFLAIKSGKASMMALDETAF, encoded by the coding sequence ATGCAAGTCTATGAAGCGCCGCTGCGCGACATGCGGTTCGTGCTCAACGAGCTGCACCAGGAGGACGGATTCGGCGGGCTCGACGCGCTCGCCGAGTTCACGCCAGACCTGACCGCCGCGATCCTGGAGGAGGCCGGCCGCGTCGCGCGCGACATCCTGCTGCCGCTCAACCGCTCGGGAGACGAGGAAGGGTGCCGGCTGGAGAATGGCGTCGTGCGCACCCCCGCTGGCTTCAAGGACGCTTATGCCCGCTTCCGCGACGGCGGCTGGTGCGCGCTCGCGTCCGATCCGCAATGGGGTGGGCAGGGCCTGCCCGAGACGGTCAACAAGATGACCGAGGAGATGATCTGCGCCGCCAACGTGTCGTTCAGCCTCTATCCGGGCCTGACGCACGGCGCGACCACCGCGATCGAGGGCTATGCCAGCGACGAACTGAAGGCGCTTTATCTCCCGCGCCTCGTGTCGGGCGAATGGTCGGGCACGATGTGCCTGACCGAAGCGCATTGCGGCACCGATCTCGGCCTGCTGCGCACCCGCGCGGTGCCGCAGGGCGACGGCAGCTGCAAGCTGACGGGCTCGAAGATCTTCATCTCGGCGGGCGAACATGACCTGACCGACAACATCATCCACCTCGTGCTTGCGCGGCTGCCCGATGCGCCGGCGGGGGTGAAGGGGATCAGCCTGTTCCTCGTCCCCAAATATCTGCCCAAGGCGGACGGGACGGTCGGCCCGTCGAACGGCGTCGCCTGCGCCGCGATCGAGCACAAGATGGGCCTCAAGGCGTCGGCGACGTGCCAGCTCAATTTCGACGAATCGGTCGGCTGGCTGGTGGGCAAGCCGCACAAGGGCATGGAAGCCATGTTCACGATGATGAACACCGAGCGCGTCTCGGTCGGCGTGCAGGGGCTGGGGATCGGCGAGGCGGCGTATCAGTCGGCGGTCTATTATGCGAAGGATCGCCTGCAGGGCCGGTCGCTCGCGGGCGCCAGGCATCCCGACAAGGCCGCCGACCCGATCATCGTCCACCCCGACGTGCGCCGCATGCTGATGACGATGCGCGCCTATAACGAAGGTTGCCGCGCTCTGTGCGGCTGGGTCAGCCGCGCGCTGGACGCCGAGAAGCATTCGACCGATCCCGAGGTGAAGCAGCGCGCGGGCGATTTCGTCGCGCTGATGACGCCGGTAGTGAAGGCCTTGTTCACCGACATGGGGTTCGAGGCGGCGAACCTGTCGGTGCAGGTCTATGGCGGCCACGGCTACATCCGCGAGAGCGGGGTCGAGCAATATGCGCGCGATGCCCGGATCGCGATGATCTACGAGGGCACGAACGGCATCCAGGCGCTCGACCTCGTCGGGCGCAAGCTGGGTGCGCATATGGGCCGCTATCTGCGATCCTTCTTCCACCCGGTGTCGAACTTCATCGAGGCGCATGCCGAGGACGAGGCGCTCGCGCCGATGATCCAGGCGCTGGCGCAGGCGTTCGGCGCGCTCCAGCTTTCGACCGGCACGATCGCGCAGAAGGGGCTGAAGGATCCGGAGGAAGCGGGCGCGGCGGCGACCGATTATCTGCGCCTGCTGGGGCTGGTCGCGCTGGGCTATTGCTTCGCGCAGGCGAGCAAGGTGGCGCGAGGCAAGCTGGCCGAAGGCACCGACGAGGCGGATTTCTACACCGCCAAGATCGCCACCGCGCAATTCTTCTTCGACCGCATCCTGCCGCAGGCGACCGCCTGCTTCCTCGCGATCAAGAGCGGGAAGGCGTCGATGATGGCGCTGGATGAGACGGCGTTTTGA